A DNA window from Paenibacillus andongensis contains the following coding sequences:
- a CDS encoding MGDG synthase family glycosyltransferase yields MKHRDKLLILTGSLGDGHNKAAQAILEAARFYKPDVDVKVVDFLEWTHPYLHSVGKYCYMQWVKSLPSVYGYLYRKTREDNTLSHMFKKMKSFSTDRMLELLQEEEPTEVVCTFPGAAAAMSYLKCNGLTTVPTVTVMTDYTDHSYWVHPGTDRYLVGAEHVKQSLLRYRIPEQRIVVTGIPIRRPFTQTYDRNELRDKHGLHRDMPTVLVMGGGHGLIGKQFKSVLQSDDLAVPVQFVFVCGRNEKLKQQLEEELGGEKTRHRVMVTGFVDHVHELMALSDLIVTKPGGLTVSEALALELPMMLYKPIPGQEQDNAAFLVGLGAAIEVKKAAELKRQLLEVIANKSLLVRLKKNAKLSLQNQDALHTLNAILDTHHHFIPAMDGLQLAYANV; encoded by the coding sequence ATGAAACATAGGGACAAACTATTAATCCTGACAGGCAGCCTAGGGGACGGGCATAATAAAGCGGCGCAAGCAATTCTGGAAGCCGCACGGTTTTATAAACCGGATGTGGACGTAAAAGTGGTTGATTTCCTAGAGTGGACGCATCCTTACCTGCATTCGGTGGGCAAATATTGTTATATGCAGTGGGTGAAAAGTCTGCCTTCGGTTTACGGGTATTTGTACCGCAAGACCCGAGAGGATAATACATTGTCTCATATGTTTAAAAAGATGAAATCGTTCAGCACCGATAGGATGCTGGAACTGCTGCAAGAAGAGGAGCCGACGGAAGTAGTGTGTACCTTTCCAGGGGCGGCCGCTGCGATGTCCTATTTAAAATGTAACGGACTAACGACGGTGCCTACTGTGACAGTGATGACCGATTATACGGATCACAGTTACTGGGTTCATCCCGGTACGGATCGCTATCTCGTTGGTGCCGAGCATGTGAAGCAATCGCTTCTGCGTTACCGGATTCCGGAGCAGCGTATTGTAGTGACGGGTATTCCGATTCGGAGGCCATTTACACAAACGTATGATCGGAATGAGCTTCGTGATAAGCATGGTTTGCACCGTGATATGCCTACCGTGCTGGTGATGGGCGGCGGACATGGTTTGATCGGCAAGCAATTCAAGTCTGTGCTGCAATCAGACGATTTGGCAGTGCCGGTGCAGTTTGTATTCGTATGCGGACGCAATGAGAAGCTGAAGCAGCAGCTAGAGGAAGAGCTAGGCGGCGAGAAAACGCGTCATCGCGTGATGGTCACAGGCTTCGTGGATCATGTCCACGAGCTGATGGCTTTATCCGATCTGATCGTGACGAAGCCGGGAGGACTTACCGTATCCGAGGCGCTCGCGCTCGAGCTGCCGATGATGCTGTACAAGCCGATTCCTGGACAAGAGCAGGATAATGCGGCATTTCTTGTTGGCCTTGGAGCGGCGATTGAGGTGAAGAAAGCGGCGGAGCTAAAAAGACAATTGCTTGAGGTTATCGCCAACAAGTCTTTGCTGGTGAGACTTAAGAAGAATGCCAAACTTAGTCTGCAGAACCAAGATGCTCTTCACACGCTGAATGCGATATTGGATACTCACCATCATTTCATCCCTGCCATGGATGGCCTGCAGCTAGCCTACGCAAATGTTTAA